From the genome of Vanessa atalanta chromosome 30, ilVanAtal1.2, whole genome shotgun sequence, one region includes:
- the LOC125075231 gene encoding zinc finger protein 655-like isoform X1, whose amino-acid sequence MSYKWCAVPECTNTSLKTPEKLFVSVPKNVEVRRKWLQLARRDPNDISSSSNIFFCEDHFDMEKDMANYYQYKMGFSLKIILKEKVLPSKFHCHSDPYQSTFIKRQRMEVVRQPIITNDEPTAPTVVEACTEDFDNNQVLEYKIKLEEEFCYESLETNEPLLDVNVDMKRESELHIKDEIKMEEDHPQCQICLSVGRKMFPISKYENTYKRLLYDEYQDHGDVTFDTTLVCWECNALLRNVGQFQNRIRQANEMLQMQQNIVSLSTLTTVVFSDSNPNGIYLSEENTRHQMNSENDDQIKDHGGTSDKDSIGEDEPLEELTNEEEEIPKEKTVDRNKWAKRRVLVNREPKFRMIEHFNEMFKKASFSIKILQEVLEERRIQECYTGSEFRCSSCIQRFDNREALMEHNIQYHDKSVGMHVCDICRSRFADVQTLSSHLFSHYYVFYCKLCDYKCYSEDDTRSHARAQHGSKAMECLKCNGLFSTRREFYKHYRDFHETYICDYCGLRYKLKDSLIIHIRKKHSTRECNICKKTFSRYNSLWLHNKVHHGPPSATAYCVECDAEYADTYRYKWHLANSVRHRPREAVRPTRSSPTTRARTRSVSSRAHIVPHASRTNACWRRT is encoded by the exons atgagTTACAAATGGTGTGCCGTTCCAGAATGTACAAATACGTCGTTAAAAACTCCggaaaaattatttgtaagtgtACCAAAGAATGTCGAAGTGCGCCGAAAGTGGTTGCAACTTGCTCGGAGGGATCCCAATGACATATCGAGtagttcaaatattttcttctgTGAAGACCATTTCGAT ATGGAAAAGGACATGGCAAATTACTATCAGTACAAAATGGGTTTCAGcctgaaaataattttgaaagaaaaagTTTTGCCTTCTAAATTTCATTGCCATTCAGATCCTTACCAATCCACATTTATCAAACGGCAAAGAATGGAAGTTGTTCGACAACCTATAATAACCAATGATGAGCCTACTGCTCCTACTGTAGTTGAAGCTTGTACAGAAG attttgataataatcaaGTTTTAGAATACAAGATAAAATTGGAAGAGGAGTTTTGCTATGAATCCCTGGAGACAAATGAACCGTTACTTGATGTGAATGTAGATATG AAACGCGAAAGCGAGTTGCACAtcaaagatgaaataaaaatggagGAGGATCACCCGCAATGCCAAATTTGTCTCAGTGTCGGTCGGAAGATGTTTCCGATAAGCAAATACGAAAACACCTATAAGAGGTTACTGTACGACGAATATCAGGACCAC GGTGATGTTACATTCGACACGACGCTCGTCTGTTGGGAGTGTAACGCGTTGCTGCGGAACGTCGGACAGTTTCAGAATAGAATCAGACAGGCTAACGAGATGCTGCAGATGCAACAA aaTATAGTCTCGCTATCCACTTTGACGACGGTTGTGTTCAGTGACTCGAATCCAAACGGTATATACTTGTCAGAGGAAAATACACGACACCAGATGAACAGCGAGAACGATGACCAAATCAAAGATCACGGAGGCACGTCTGACAAAGATTCTATAGGTGAAGACGAACCACTGGAAGAACTAACAAACGAAGAAGAAGAAATACCTAAAGAGAAAACGGTCGATAGGAACAAATGGGCGAAGAGACGCGTACTTGTAAACAGAGAACCTAAGTTCAGAATGATTGAacatttcaatgaaatgttCAAGAAGGCTTCGTTCAGTATCAAGATATTGCAAGAGGTTTTAGAAGAACGCAGGATACAGGAGTGTTATACGGGAAGCGAGTTCAGATGTTCGTCGTGTATACAAAGATTTGATAATAGAGAAGCTTTGATGGAACACAACATTCAGTATCACGATAAG AGCGTCGGCATGCACGTTTGCGACATTTGCCGATCGAGGTTCGCCGACGTACAGACTCTGTCGTCGCATCTGTTCAGCCATTACTACGTGTTCTACTGCAAGCTGTGTGACTACAAGTGCTACAGCGAGGACGACACGAGAAGCCATGCGCGTGCGCAGCACGGGAGTAAGGCGATGGAGTGTCTCAAGTGTAACGGACTGTTCAG CACTCGACGTGAGTTCTACAAACATTATAGAGACTTCCACGAGACGTACATCTGTGACTACTGTGGGCTAAGATACAAGTTGAAGGACAGTCTCATCATCCATATAAG GAAAAAACACTCAACACGAGAGTGCAATATCTGTAAGAAGACATTCTCCCGTTACAACAGCCTGTGGCTACACAACAAAGTGCACCACGGACCGCCATCGGCGACGGCTTACTGCGTCGAGTGCGATGCCGAATACGCCGACACGTATCGCTACAAGTGGCACTTGGCGAACAGTGTTAGACACAGGCCGAGGGAGGCTGTGAG ACCAACAAGATCCTCGCCAACCACACGCGCACGCACACGCAGCGTCAGCTCGCGTGCGCACATTGTCCCGCACGCTTCGCGCACAAACGCGTGCTGGCGTCGCACATGA
- the LOC125075231 gene encoding zinc finger and BTB domain-containing protein 24-like isoform X2 — MEKDMANYYQYKMGFSLKIILKEKVLPSKFHCHSDPYQSTFIKRQRMEVVRQPIITNDEPTAPTVVEACTEDFDNNQVLEYKIKLEEEFCYESLETNEPLLDVNVDMKRESELHIKDEIKMEEDHPQCQICLSVGRKMFPISKYENTYKRLLYDEYQDHGDVTFDTTLVCWECNALLRNVGQFQNRIRQANEMLQMQQNIVSLSTLTTVVFSDSNPNGIYLSEENTRHQMNSENDDQIKDHGGTSDKDSIGEDEPLEELTNEEEEIPKEKTVDRNKWAKRRVLVNREPKFRMIEHFNEMFKKASFSIKILQEVLEERRIQECYTGSEFRCSSCIQRFDNREALMEHNIQYHDKSVGMHVCDICRSRFADVQTLSSHLFSHYYVFYCKLCDYKCYSEDDTRSHARAQHGSKAMECLKCNGLFSTRREFYKHYRDFHETYICDYCGLRYKLKDSLIIHIRKKHSTRECNICKKTFSRYNSLWLHNKVHHGPPSATAYCVECDAEYADTYRYKWHLANSVRHRPREAVRPTRSSPTTRARTRSVSSRAHIVPHASRTNACWRRT; from the exons ATGGAAAAGGACATGGCAAATTACTATCAGTACAAAATGGGTTTCAGcctgaaaataattttgaaagaaaaagTTTTGCCTTCTAAATTTCATTGCCATTCAGATCCTTACCAATCCACATTTATCAAACGGCAAAGAATGGAAGTTGTTCGACAACCTATAATAACCAATGATGAGCCTACTGCTCCTACTGTAGTTGAAGCTTGTACAGAAG attttgataataatcaaGTTTTAGAATACAAGATAAAATTGGAAGAGGAGTTTTGCTATGAATCCCTGGAGACAAATGAACCGTTACTTGATGTGAATGTAGATATG AAACGCGAAAGCGAGTTGCACAtcaaagatgaaataaaaatggagGAGGATCACCCGCAATGCCAAATTTGTCTCAGTGTCGGTCGGAAGATGTTTCCGATAAGCAAATACGAAAACACCTATAAGAGGTTACTGTACGACGAATATCAGGACCAC GGTGATGTTACATTCGACACGACGCTCGTCTGTTGGGAGTGTAACGCGTTGCTGCGGAACGTCGGACAGTTTCAGAATAGAATCAGACAGGCTAACGAGATGCTGCAGATGCAACAA aaTATAGTCTCGCTATCCACTTTGACGACGGTTGTGTTCAGTGACTCGAATCCAAACGGTATATACTTGTCAGAGGAAAATACACGACACCAGATGAACAGCGAGAACGATGACCAAATCAAAGATCACGGAGGCACGTCTGACAAAGATTCTATAGGTGAAGACGAACCACTGGAAGAACTAACAAACGAAGAAGAAGAAATACCTAAAGAGAAAACGGTCGATAGGAACAAATGGGCGAAGAGACGCGTACTTGTAAACAGAGAACCTAAGTTCAGAATGATTGAacatttcaatgaaatgttCAAGAAGGCTTCGTTCAGTATCAAGATATTGCAAGAGGTTTTAGAAGAACGCAGGATACAGGAGTGTTATACGGGAAGCGAGTTCAGATGTTCGTCGTGTATACAAAGATTTGATAATAGAGAAGCTTTGATGGAACACAACATTCAGTATCACGATAAG AGCGTCGGCATGCACGTTTGCGACATTTGCCGATCGAGGTTCGCCGACGTACAGACTCTGTCGTCGCATCTGTTCAGCCATTACTACGTGTTCTACTGCAAGCTGTGTGACTACAAGTGCTACAGCGAGGACGACACGAGAAGCCATGCGCGTGCGCAGCACGGGAGTAAGGCGATGGAGTGTCTCAAGTGTAACGGACTGTTCAG CACTCGACGTGAGTTCTACAAACATTATAGAGACTTCCACGAGACGTACATCTGTGACTACTGTGGGCTAAGATACAAGTTGAAGGACAGTCTCATCATCCATATAAG GAAAAAACACTCAACACGAGAGTGCAATATCTGTAAGAAGACATTCTCCCGTTACAACAGCCTGTGGCTACACAACAAAGTGCACCACGGACCGCCATCGGCGACGGCTTACTGCGTCGAGTGCGATGCCGAATACGCCGACACGTATCGCTACAAGTGGCACTTGGCGAACAGTGTTAGACACAGGCCGAGGGAGGCTGTGAG ACCAACAAGATCCTCGCCAACCACACGCGCACGCACACGCAGCGTCAGCTCGCGTGCGCACATTGTCCCGCACGCTTCGCGCACAAACGCGTGCTGGCGTCGCACATGA
- the LOC125075407 gene encoding zinc finger protein ZFP2-like: MSVKVELDTVCRGCLSNDRTIVPLKNNASLFFILIADQYIPKDSNYFNMNLCWECVALLRKVALFQKQIQKSKDIFLDCWKQPKPMEPMSHLKMVHKSDYDLTIEYDEADVKVNELQYDKVIKEEIFDSFDNNTDLFDRSDYTDNIESKIVKEKKIKRTKSKVKMTEVVYVDDERDRYMSQVELSIKELEMLERNKRGRISGMSYRCNVLVKKMLAAKRRDVRRCDNSEPKCVQCEETLTTRKELQEHWQRHTITTYQCRFCGYHGDDSDDVMAHLKQKHNKIYTCKCGVEFRSIREYYKHNKNLHKKFDCDHCNRRFQSKATIEKHMLQCHLPYTCNLCHRNYKSYKVLMNHYFVYHAESMRKVKQEKPYCVECDITFENEYLYKRHLRSAVAHRPKMEVKVPCPDCGKVFSRKTYMTNHYNLVHVRKSKHYCEICDKYFITGYAIRTHKKFVHEKREKPKDKICEICDRGFFTNRVLINHRRTHTGERPYKCAYCPAAFAQRSAMKTHERTQHKNYINS; this comes from the exons atgagcGTTAAAGTTGAACTAGACACCGTCTGTCGCGGTTGCTTGAGTAACGATCGTACTATCGTACCTTTAAAGAATAACGCTAGcttattttttatccttataGCCGACCAATATATACCTAAA GATTCAAACTATTTCAATATGAATCTTTGTTGGGAGTGCGTCGCCCTCTTGAGGAAGGTGGCACTGTTTCAGAAACAAATACAGAAATCGAAGGATATCTTCCTGGACTGTTGG AAACAACCAAAGCCGATGGAACCAATGTCGCATTTAAAAATGGTACATAAAAGTGACTACGATCTTACAATAGAATATGATGAAGCAGACGTCAAAGTGAATGAATTACAATACGACAAAGTTATAAAAGAAGAAATCTTTGATAGTTTTGATAACAATACAGACCTATTTGATAGGTCGgattacacagataatatagaaTCTAAGATAGTGAAAGagaagaaaattaaaagaaCAAAAAGCAAAGTTAAAATGACAGAAGTCGTTTACGTAGATGATGAGAGGGATAGATATATGTCTCAAGTTGAACTTAGTATTAAGGAATTGGAAATGCTAGAAAGAAACAAGAGAGGTAGAATTAGTGGGATGTCTTATCGATGTAATGTTTTGGTTAAGAAAATGTTAGCTGCTAAACGGAGGGATGTTCGTCGCTGTGATAAT TCCGAACCAAAATGCGTTCAGTGTGAAGAGACGTTAACAACTCGTAAAGAACTACAGGAACACTGGCAACGTCATACCATAACAACATACCAATGCCGCTTCTGCGGCTACCACGGGGACGACAGCGATGACGTCATGGCGCATCTCAAACAGAAGCACAACAAGATATATACATGCAAGTGTGGCGTGGAGTTCCGTAGCATACGCGAATACTACAAACACAATAAGAATTTGCACAAGAAATTCGATTGCGACCATTGTAATCGTCGGTTTCAATCGAAGGCGACGATTGAGAAACACATGCT ccaGTGCCATTTGCCGTATACGTGCAACCTTTGCCATCGTAACTACAAAAGTTACAAAGTATTAATGAATCACTATTTCGTGTATCACGCGGAGAGTATGAGGAAAGTCAAACAAGAGAAGCCGTACTGTGTCGAGTGTGATATCACGTTCGAGAACGAATATCTTTACAAACGGCACCTCAGGTCTGCCGTCGCCCATCGACCCAAAATGGAAGTGAA aGTTCCCTGTCCGGACTGCGGCAAAGTGTTCAGTCGTAAGACTTACATGACgaatcattataatttagttcACGTGAGAAAATCGAAGCATTACTGCGAAATATGTGACAAG TACTTTATAACTGGCTACGCGATACGCACACACAAGAAATTCGTTCACGAAAAACGAGAAAAACCGAAGGATAAAATATGTGAAATATGTGATAGAGGATTTttt acGAACCGTGTGCTCATTAACCACAGAAGGACACACACAGGCGAGAGACCTTATAAATGTGCATACTGCCCAGCTGCCTTTGCACAGAGATCCGCTATGAAAACACACGAACGAACTCAACACAAGAATTACATAAACAGCTGA
- the LOC125075236 gene encoding uncharacterized protein LOC125075236, protein MEIHDVSINVKMDTHNMHEAPVIHDANIAHVKMDSHLHELPVSHIQIPLSQPAPMAQPVDQNIPQNPDQTTSEDLLKPRIEKKKKEAIDGQAREIIYKVIKFFESEKQNRGYAFPVENVVKRACAATGLSESTIKRIKREGLRAEATHTKMAGPKKKRVRKTKVQLDYFQLCALRGIVNSYSMRKEVPTLGKILAAAKHELNYRGGKESLRLILLNKLGIKFKKCEKKNKKPPEQNQQPVQQMPNVMAHLPMQQMKPESQCIYTNMMPQVPPVSY, encoded by the coding sequence ATGGAAATACATGATGTCtcgataaatgtaaaaatggacACCCATAATATGCACGAAGCGCCTGTAATACATGACGCGAACATTGCACACGTTAAAATGGACTCACATTTACACGAACTGCCTGTATCGCACATACAGATACCGTTATCCCAACCAGCGCCTATGGCTCAGCCAGTGGACCAAAACATACCGCAAAATCCTGATCAAACAACATCGGAGGACCTTTTGAAACCTCGAATCgagaagaagaagaaggaaGCAATTGATGGACAAGCTAgagaaataatttacaaagtgATTAAATTCTTTGAAAGTGAAAAACAAAACAGAGGTTACGCGTTTCCTGTTGAGAACGTCGTAAAACGCGCTTGTGCAGCGACAGGATTGTCAGAGAGTACGATAAAACGCATAAAGAGGGAAGGACTACGCGCTGAAGCTACTCATACGAAAATGGCCGGTCCTAAAAAGAAAAGAGTTCGCAAAACAAAGGTACAATTAGATTATTTCCAACTGTGTGCACTAAGAGGCATAGTTAACAGTTATTCGATGCGTAAAGAAGTTCCTACATTAGGTAAAATACTGGCCGCTGCTAAACATGAACTTAATTATCGTGGTGGTAAAGAATCGTTgcggttaatattattaaataaactaggtATTAAGTTCAAGAAATGCgagaagaaaaacaaaaaaccgCCCGAACAAAATCAACAGCCCGTACAGCAAATGCCAAATGTTATGGCACATTTGCCGATGCAACAAATGAAACCTGAGAGTCAGTGTATCTACACAAATATGATGCCGCAGGTACCGCCTGTCTCCTACTAA
- the LOC125075234 gene encoding zinc finger protein 37-like translates to MKRKKIDISEYCRGCLSKGRRLVPIDNLFHVFIKIMDGEIPNIPDLVNVPKMCWECRAILRNTENFIGKAKTAHEFFTETSKKLVQAKSLSNLTSVIKNYNAEETFNDYEIEINVKIDDISIQTDTQLDVDLKEEYLSDDEKIDTDFYEDIKEEAHETEGNVKEETDIQSIKSEDFKNTVKEQIRKEKAKSMKSKYKFICLQQGNTDNPPSFKKMPLNEEERMYWREQDKTARNYRCMPYKCELCITGYAKLKYYNQHVAKFHSEAIGKFECDICKKRLINKNKLASHIRNHYIKYVCLVCQYENHRKWKMTAHLSYAHKRAVMCLTCGLKFEKNIDFYKHYNVLHAQVICDYCGKKWSNKQRLIRHIRMRHYQHRCDICNRNYSSFDTLAHHTKLNHVKSRTEECYCVECNIQFENITRYTMHLKNSVKHKTFIGVPCPECNKVYHKKTSMNNHYKYVHLKKTAHYCEKCSRYFLNGYRLRQHQARTHDKIAPIKKKICPHCGRAFETNRILNNHIRTHTGERPFVCDVCSAKFTQKTALVVHQRSIHKIRK, encoded by the exons ATGAAACGGAAGAAAATTGATATAAGTGAATATTGCCGGGGCTGTTTATCGAAAGGCAGACGTTTGGTTCCAATTGATAATCTATTTCATgtgtttatcaaaataatggATGGTGAAATTCCAAACATTCCAGACCTG gttaacGTACCGAAAATGTGTTGGGAATGTCGAGCTATTTTACGTAATACCGAAAACTTTATAGGAAAAGCTAAAACTGCTCATGAATTTTTTACTGAGACAAGTAAAAAACTG gttcaAGCCAAGAGTCTCTCAAATCTCACATCAGTAATCAAGAATTACAACGCGGAAGAAACATTCAATGATTACGAAATAGAAATTAATGTCAAGATCGATGACATTTCAATACAAACCGATACACAATTAGACGTTGATTTAAAAGAGGAATATTTATCAGACGATGAGAAAATCGATACAGATTTTTATGAGGATATCAAAGAAGAAGCTCATGAAACAGAAGGTAATGTTAAAGAAGAAACAGATATTCAATCAATAAAGAGCGAAgactttaaaaatacagttaaagaacaaataagaaaagaaaaagcGAAATCGATGAaatccaaatataaatttatttgtcttcAACAAGGGAACACAGATAATCCTCCGTCGTTTAAAAAGATGCCATTAAATGAGGAGGAGAGGATGTATTGGAGGGAACAGGATAAGACAGCGAGGAATTATCGTTGTATGCCGTACAAATGTGAGCTTTGTATCACTGGTTACGCAAAACTGAAGTACTACAATCAACacgtggcaaaatttcattccGAG GCGATCGGTAAATTCGAATGTGATATTTGTAAGAAaagattaattaacaaaaataagctCGCGAGTCATATCCGAAATCACTATATAAAGTACGTCTGTCTGGTGTGTCAGTATGAGAACCATCGCAAGTGGAAAATGACCGCACATCTATCCTACGCTCACAAAAGAGCTGTTATGTGCTTGACGTGTGGTTTGAAGTTTGA AAAAAACATAGATTTCTACAAACATTATAACGTTCTACATGCCCAAGTGATATGTGATTACTGTGGTAAGAAATGGAGCAATAAACAGCGTCTAATTAGACATATAAG aatgcGTCATTATCAACACAGATGTGATATATGTAATCGTAATTACTCGTCCTTCGACACTCTCGCTCATCATACGAAATTAAACCACGTGAAATCGAGGACGGAGGAGTGTTACTGCGTCGAATGTAACATACAGTTTGAGAATATAACCCGGTATACCATGCATTTGAAGAATAGTGTGAAACACAAGACATTTATTGG aGTACCTTGTCCGGAATGTAATAAAGTTTATCACAAGAAAACTTCAATGAACAATCATTACAAATACGTGCATCTTAAGAAGACGGCACATTATTGTGAAAAATGTTCTAGG TACTTCCTCAATGGTTACCGCCTCCGTCAGCACCAGGCACGGACTCATGATAAAATAGCACCGATCAAAAAAAAGATTTGCCCCCATTGTGGGCGTGCATTTGAG ACCAATCGCATCCTAAATAACCATATACGCACACACACTGGCGAGCGTCCCTTCGTGTGTGACGTCTGTTCAGCGAAGTTTACCCAAAAGACAGCTCTAGTTGTACATCAGCgatctatacataaaataagaaaataa
- the LOC125075408 gene encoding uncharacterized protein LOC125075408 yields the protein MSKKLINSRAREMIIKVDNYFVKEKEDSKLVIQNINRALKSASDTTEDILMSKQLVIDILNILQNSTKVTERVACATGVAKNTVTKLRREHESATASGSKMRTPTKAKRQRKEYFDGFSLTALRNIIHSMYTVRKEIPTMRKILAAAKVDLNYTGSETTLRKIIKSDLGYQFKRCYQKRLALIERPQIQAWRAKYLRRMKQNDSLGANKRPVIYLDETWIHAHYTVKKCWQTATDVGVRRNDSPGRRWIIVHAGSETGFVDNALLMFKADTKTGDYHDQMNAENFTKWLIEKLLPNIPRNSIIVMDNAPYHSKEENKPPNMNNRKQVMVEWLQANNIEFPSESTKPELYLLIKQHKPPKNYKIDKLLADNGHEVVRLPPYNCDLNPIEYIWNLVKMRVSEKNVEQLESRIESLTLEALASITPGDWRKEVNHVKRLEEEYWQKDRITDELIIINTADDSESETTDTESSSDSEDNMSGIEKIG from the coding sequence ATgagtaagaaattaattaacagtCGTGCTCGTGAAATGATAATTAAAGTggacaattattttgtaaaagagaAAGAGGACTCTAAGTTAGTTATCCAAAATATAAACCGTGCCTTAAAAAGTGCTTCGGACACCACTGAGGACATTTTAATGTCGAAGCAACTAGTAATagacattttgaatattttacaaaattctacCAAAGTCACGGAACGGGTGGCTTGTGCCACAGGCGTTGCAAAAAATACTGTGACGAAATTACGACGAGAGCATGAGTCAGCAACAGCAAGTGGCAGCAAAATGAGAACTCCTACCAAAGCAAAAAGGCAAAGGAAGGAATATTTCGACGGATTTTCACTAACAGCATTAAGAAATATCATTCATTCAATGTATACGGTGAGAAAAGAAATTCCTACAATGCGCAAAATCTTGGCGGCTGCAAAAGTAGACCTTAATTATACTGGTAGTGAAACtacattaagaaaaataattaaaagtgattTAGGCTACCAATTTAAAAGATGTTATCAAAAAAGACTGGCTCTAATTGAAAGACCCCAAATACAAGCGTGGAGGGCTAAATATTTACGCCGTATGAAACAAAATGACTCGCTTGGTGCTAACAAAAGACCCGTTATTTATCTCGACGAAACGTGGATACACGCGCACTACACAGTAAAAAAATGTTGGCAAACAGCAACCGATGTTGGAGTGAGACGGAACGACAGCCCCGGCCGCCGATGGATAATAGTTCACGCGGGAAGCGAAACTGGCTTTGTTGACAATGCCCTTTTAATGTTTAAGGCAGACACCAAAACGGGGGATTATCACGACCAAATGAATGCGGAGAATTTTACAAAGTGGCTTATAGAAAAATTACTACCCAATATACCCCGCAACTCCATAATTGTGATGGACAACGCCCCTTATCACAGTAAGGAAGAGAATAAGCCACCAAACATGAATAATAGAAAACAGGTGATGGTTGAGTGGCTACAAGCTAACAACATCGAATTTCCCAGCGAGAGTACAAAACcagaactatatttattaattaaacagcaCAAACcgccaaaaaattataaaatcgacAAGTTATTAGCTGACAATGGCCATGAGGTCGTTAGATTGCCGCCGTACAACTGCGACCTCAACCCTATTGAGTACATCTGGAACCTAGTCAAAATGAGGGTGTCAGAAAAGAATGTGGAGCAGTTAGAGAGTCGAATTGAATCTCTGACGTTGGAGGCGTTGGCATCAATAACTCCAGGTGACTGGCGTAAGGAAGTAAACCACGTGAAAAGACTCGAAGAGGAATATTGGCAGAAAgatagaataactgatgagttaattatcataaatacgGCAGACGACAGTGAATCTGAAACAACTGATACAGAAAGTAGTTCTGATTCGGAAGACAATATGAGTGGGATTGAAAAAATaggctaa